In the Bifidobacterium catenulatum PV20-2 genome, one interval contains:
- a CDS encoding ParA family protein, producing MPTDLLGRDYETFPAPEPLQTHGPARVIAMCNQKGGVGKTTSSINIAGALSQYGRRVLIVDFDPQGAATVGLGINANAVEDTVYTALFNPRMDVHTVIQHTDFENLDIMPANIDLSAAEVQLVTEVGREQVLAGVLRQVKDEYDVIIIDCQPSLGLLTVNALTAADGVIIPVAAEFFALRGVALLMQSIEKVQSRINPSLEVYGVLVTMFTHTLHCDEVLQRIYEAFQGKVFHSVISRSIKLPDSTVAAAPITIYAPNHKTAKEYREVARELIFQGVIA from the coding sequence ATGCCTACGGATTTGCTTGGACGAGATTATGAGACGTTTCCCGCTCCGGAGCCGCTGCAGACGCACGGTCCGGCAAGGGTCATCGCCATGTGCAACCAGAAAGGTGGCGTTGGCAAGACCACCAGTTCCATTAATATCGCCGGTGCGTTGAGCCAGTACGGTCGTCGTGTGCTTATCGTCGATTTCGACCCGCAGGGTGCTGCCACGGTGGGACTGGGCATCAACGCCAATGCCGTGGAAGATACGGTGTACACCGCGTTGTTCAATCCGCGCATGGATGTACATACCGTGATTCAGCATACCGATTTCGAGAACCTCGATATCATGCCGGCCAATATCGACCTATCCGCTGCCGAAGTGCAGCTGGTCACCGAAGTGGGACGTGAACAGGTGCTGGCTGGCGTGCTGCGACAGGTCAAGGATGAATATGACGTGATCATCATTGACTGCCAGCCTTCGTTGGGCTTGCTCACGGTGAATGCTCTGACCGCGGCGGATGGCGTGATCATCCCTGTGGCTGCCGAGTTCTTCGCGTTGCGTGGCGTGGCTTTGCTGATGCAATCCATAGAAAAGGTGCAGTCCCGTATCAATCCGAGTCTGGAAGTGTATGGAGTGCTCGTCACCATGTTCACGCATACTCTGCATTGCGATGAGGTGTTGCAGCGCATTTATGAGGCGTTCCAAGGCAAGGTCTTCCACTCGGTGATCTCGCGGTCCATCAAGTTGCCGGATTCAACGGTTGCCGCTGCGCCGATCACCATCTACGCGCCGAATCACAAGACGGCGAAGGAGTATCGTGAGGTTGCCCGGGAGCTGATTTTCCAAGGCGTTATCGCATAG
- a CDS encoding aldose 1-epimerase family protein, producing the protein MTCINLPARTGQQFSISHGDYEAVITELGATMRKLTYKGEDLTVALGPDDLVTCCHGQILIPFPNRIKGGEYTFEGKTYSLPIDEHDRNTAIHGYGYRSFWKLISLAEDAVTLAWRSPNMVGYPFDLYVTATYSLADDGMHLTVSAYNNGNANAPWALAIHPWLANSLNGYGDEIDEHNAKCSLTLPARTHVTVDENLIPTGTEPVDGTKYDLREDTLLTEQPFDDAWTDLEHAEDGSVTAVFTRADGKKVRVGGDETITSFQVCTGTKFPASQHPAGVAVEPQTAYANAFNTGNDLIVIKPGETTSTSLFLGMAE; encoded by the coding sequence ATGACCTGCATCAACCTGCCTGCCCGCACCGGACAGCAATTCTCCATCTCCCATGGCGACTATGAAGCCGTCATCACCGAACTTGGCGCAACTATGCGCAAACTGACCTATAAGGGCGAGGATCTGACCGTCGCCCTTGGCCCTGATGATCTGGTAACCTGCTGCCACGGCCAGATTCTCATTCCGTTCCCGAACCGTATCAAGGGCGGCGAGTACACGTTCGAAGGTAAAACCTATTCGCTGCCAATCGACGAGCATGACCGCAACACCGCCATCCACGGCTACGGCTACCGCTCGTTCTGGAAGCTGATCTCGCTTGCCGAAGACGCAGTCACCCTCGCCTGGCGCTCCCCCAACATGGTCGGTTACCCGTTTGACCTGTATGTCACCGCCACCTACAGCCTCGCCGATGACGGCATGCACTTGACCGTCAGCGCCTACAACAATGGCAACGCAAACGCGCCGTGGGCTTTGGCCATTCACCCGTGGCTCGCCAACAGCCTTAACGGCTATGGAGACGAGATCGACGAGCACAACGCCAAATGCAGCCTCACGCTGCCGGCTCGCACACACGTCACCGTAGACGAGAACCTCATTCCGACCGGCACCGAGCCGGTTGACGGTACCAAATACGATCTGCGCGAAGACACTCTGCTTACCGAGCAGCCGTTCGACGATGCATGGACCGATCTGGAGCATGCCGAAGACGGTTCCGTCACGGCAGTGTTCACCCGTGCCGACGGCAAGAAGGTCCGTGTTGGCGGCGATGAAACCATTACTTCGTTCCAGGTGTGCACAGGCACGAAGTTCCCCGCATCCCAGCATCCCGCCGGCGTTGCAGTGGAACCGCAGACCGCTTATGCCAACGCGTTCAACACGGGTAACGACCTGATTGTGATCAAGCCGGGCGAAACCACCAGCACGTCGCTGTTCCTCGGTATGGCCGAGTGA
- the infC gene encoding translation initiation factor IF-3: MRIGVIISDEPRINDEIRVSQVRLIGPNGEQVGVIATSVALNLAKEANLDLVEVAPNAKPPVAKLIDYGKYKYNEKIKAREARRNQSTAEIKEIRFRLKIDDHDFEVKKGHVVRFLNGGDKVKVTIMLRGREQSRPIGGVELLQRLASEVEEYGTVEFAPKQEGRNIIMTLAPKGKKVHTQSEQRRRGDQSRAERQARQAARLAAKQEAQAQAAAEAKAAVTSDKPKTSETK; encoded by the coding sequence ATGAGGATTGGAGTCATCATCAGCGACGAACCACGCATTAACGACGAGATTCGCGTCTCCCAGGTGCGTCTGATCGGCCCGAACGGCGAACAGGTGGGAGTCATCGCGACTTCCGTCGCACTGAACCTGGCAAAGGAAGCGAACCTCGATCTCGTCGAGGTGGCGCCCAACGCGAAGCCTCCGGTTGCCAAGCTCATCGATTACGGCAAGTACAAGTACAACGAGAAGATCAAGGCTCGTGAGGCACGTCGTAACCAGAGCACTGCGGAAATCAAGGAAATCCGCTTCCGTCTGAAGATCGACGACCACGACTTCGAAGTCAAGAAGGGCCATGTTGTGCGCTTCCTGAATGGCGGAGACAAGGTCAAGGTCACCATCATGCTGCGCGGTCGCGAGCAGTCCCGTCCAATTGGTGGCGTCGAGCTGCTGCAGCGTCTTGCTAGCGAGGTGGAGGAATACGGCACTGTCGAATTCGCTCCGAAGCAGGAGGGCCGTAACATCATCATGACGCTCGCGCCGAAGGGCAAGAAGGTCCACACCCAGTCCGAGCAGCGTCGTCGTGGCGATCAGTCCCGTGCCGAACGTCAGGCTCGTCAGGCCGCACGCTTGGCGGCCAAGCAGGAAGCCCAGGCTCAGGCAGCGGCCGAAGCCAAGGCCGCAGTGACGTCCGACAAACCGAAGACTTCCGAAACGAAGTAA
- a CDS encoding NrtR DNA-binding winged helix domain-containing protein, with protein sequence MIMGNVSERRKQPPQVGVSVVILTLGPVQRSGNGNGVDTAPDGMGSTLWMPLVKRVRQPFFGQWALPGGGLRADHSLEQSAYAALESTTSLHPRYLEQLYTFGDPARSHGGLPMVSIVYWALVGGADAQTEPIEGNNVKWFPVDNLPELAFDHRAIIDYTLSRLRGKIEYPQVVTRLVGERFTLSQLHDVYEAVTGEAIDLANFRRKMLTSGQLEDTGEKLRVGRNRPAAVYRYVQSALRQSSSWDYGSNQSDQGSHATGDDVLATLTTV encoded by the coding sequence ATGATCATGGGAAATGTCTCGGAACGGCGCAAACAGCCGCCGCAGGTGGGCGTTTCCGTGGTCATCCTCACCTTGGGGCCGGTCCAAAGATCCGGGAATGGAAATGGGGTGGACACCGCTCCGGACGGTATGGGGTCCACGCTGTGGATGCCGCTGGTCAAGCGTGTGCGCCAGCCGTTTTTTGGACAATGGGCGCTTCCAGGAGGCGGTCTGCGCGCCGACCATTCGTTGGAGCAATCCGCGTATGCCGCGCTGGAATCGACCACGTCGCTTCATCCGAGATATCTCGAGCAGCTGTATACGTTTGGCGATCCGGCACGCTCGCACGGAGGGCTGCCGATGGTATCCATCGTGTACTGGGCGCTGGTCGGAGGAGCGGATGCGCAAACGGAACCCATCGAGGGCAACAACGTCAAATGGTTCCCCGTCGATAATCTGCCGGAACTTGCTTTCGACCATCGTGCCATCATCGACTACACCCTAAGCCGGCTGCGAGGGAAAATCGAATATCCCCAGGTCGTCACGCGTCTGGTCGGTGAACGATTCACACTGAGCCAACTGCACGACGTATATGAAGCCGTAACGGGCGAAGCCATCGATTTGGCGAATTTCCGGCGGAAAATGCTCACATCGGGCCAGTTGGAGGATACCGGCGAAAAACTGCGCGTCGGGCGCAACCGTCCGGCTGCCGTATACCGGTACGTGCAGAGCGCGTTGCGACAATCCTCATCATGGGATTACGGCAGCAATCAGTCCGATCAAGGAAGCCATGCAACCGGCGACGACGTGCTCGCCACGCTGACAACCGTCTGA
- the gap gene encoding type I glyceraldehyde-3-phosphate dehydrogenase: protein MTVKIGINGFGRIGRLAFRRIFELQARGGQAGDIEVAAINDLTTPSMLAYLLKYDSTHGTFRHDDGTPVEVTSTEDSIVVDGKEYKVYAEKDANNIPWVKNDGVEFVLECTGFYTSAEKSQAHINAGAKKVLISAPAKDETTPTVVFGVNHNILKASDVIVSAGSCTTNSMAAMVKLLDENWGIKAGFMTTIHAYTGTQMILDGPRFPKARNNRAAAINTIPHSTGAAKAIGKVVPSVNGKLQGHAQRIQVPDGSVTELTTVLNKEVTADEINAAFKAAFSSTEFYGYNEDGIVSSDIIGDTHGGVFDPTQTDVNTVDGVTMARTVSWYDNEYGFTCNMVRTLLYFAEISE, encoded by the coding sequence ATGACAGTTAAGATTGGTATCAACGGCTTTGGTCGTATCGGTCGTCTGGCTTTCCGCCGCATCTTCGAGCTGCAGGCTCGTGGCGGCCAGGCCGGTGACATTGAGGTCGCTGCAATCAACGATCTGACCACCCCGTCCATGCTGGCCTACCTGCTGAAGTACGACAGCACCCACGGCACCTTCCGTCATGACGATGGCACCCCGGTTGAGGTCACCTCCACCGAAGATTCCATCGTGGTCGATGGCAAGGAATACAAGGTTTACGCCGAGAAGGATGCCAACAACATCCCGTGGGTCAAGAACGATGGCGTTGAGTTCGTGCTCGAGTGCACCGGCTTCTACACCTCCGCTGAGAAGTCCCAGGCTCACATCAACGCTGGCGCCAAGAAGGTCCTGATCTCCGCTCCGGCCAAGGACGAGACCACCCCGACCGTCGTCTTCGGTGTGAACCACAACATCCTGAAGGCTTCCGACGTGATCGTGTCCGCCGGCTCCTGCACCACCAACTCCATGGCCGCTATGGTCAAGCTGTTGGACGAGAACTGGGGCATCAAGGCTGGCTTCATGACCACCATCCACGCCTACACCGGCACCCAGATGATCCTCGACGGCCCGCGCTTCCCGAAGGCTCGCAACAACCGCGCCGCCGCGATCAACACCATTCCTCACTCCACCGGCGCTGCCAAGGCCATCGGCAAGGTCGTTCCGTCTGTGAACGGCAAGCTGCAGGGCCACGCCCAGCGTATCCAGGTTCCGGATGGCTCCGTCACCGAGCTGACCACCGTTCTGAACAAGGAAGTCACCGCTGACGAGATCAACGCCGCATTCAAGGCCGCCTTCTCCTCCACCGAATTCTACGGCTACAACGAGGATGGCATCGTGTCTTCCGACATCATCGGCGACACCCACGGTGGCGTGTTCGATCCGACCCAGACCGACGTCAACACCGTTGACGGCGTGACCATGGCTCGTACCGTTTCTTGGTACGACAACGAGTACGGCTTCACCTGCAACATGGTGCGCACCCTGCTGTACTTCGCTGAGATCTCCGAGTGA
- the nadA gene encoding quinolinate synthase NadA, translating to MAATLSSSSVDEIIARLGAQSTCDAGLTQDPWHFDTTQPSYGPGASMFDPLPNNAPRQQVLPQEYRDASDEELQERIKAAKARLGNKLLILGHFYQRDEIIVHADFVGDSFQLAKNATERPDADHIVFCGVHFMAETADILSTPEQTVTLPNLSAGCSMADMANIDQVEDCWEQLGEICGTKPDADGKQQIVPVTYMNSSAALKAFCGRHGGIVCTSSNAHAVLEWAFARGKRVLFFPDQHLGRNTALAMGMSLDQMPVWNPYKPAGGAEDPSVYADAKMILWKGFCSVHQRFTVDQIERARKAYPGVKVIVHPECSMDVVNAADGTGSTAYIVKEIANAPAGSAVAVGTEINLVNRLAAQYPDKTVFCLDPVVCPCSTMYRIHPAYLAWALENIEQGNIVNRITVDEDTARDAKIALQRMLEVHP from the coding sequence ATGGCCGCTACTCTGTCATCGTCATCCGTAGACGAAATCATCGCCCGACTGGGCGCGCAAAGCACATGCGATGCCGGACTGACACAGGATCCGTGGCATTTCGACACCACCCAGCCGAGCTACGGCCCGGGCGCATCCATGTTCGACCCACTGCCGAACAACGCACCCCGCCAGCAGGTGCTGCCGCAGGAATACCGTGACGCCTCCGATGAGGAACTTCAGGAACGTATCAAGGCCGCCAAGGCGCGTCTCGGCAATAAGCTGCTTATTCTTGGTCACTTCTACCAGCGTGACGAAATCATCGTGCACGCCGACTTTGTGGGCGATTCCTTCCAGCTCGCCAAGAACGCCACCGAACGTCCCGACGCCGACCACATCGTATTTTGCGGTGTGCATTTCATGGCCGAAACCGCCGATATCCTGTCCACTCCCGAACAGACCGTGACACTACCGAACCTGTCCGCAGGCTGCTCGATGGCCGACATGGCGAACATCGACCAGGTCGAGGACTGCTGGGAACAGCTCGGCGAAATCTGCGGCACCAAGCCGGATGCTGACGGCAAGCAGCAGATCGTGCCGGTCACATATATGAACTCCTCCGCGGCGCTGAAAGCATTCTGCGGACGCCACGGTGGCATCGTCTGCACATCATCCAATGCGCATGCCGTGCTCGAATGGGCGTTCGCCCGCGGCAAGCGCGTGCTGTTCTTCCCGGACCAGCACCTTGGCCGCAATACCGCTCTTGCCATGGGTATGAGCCTTGACCAGATGCCAGTGTGGAATCCGTACAAGCCGGCCGGTGGTGCCGAAGACCCGTCCGTGTACGCTGACGCGAAGATGATTCTGTGGAAAGGCTTCTGCTCTGTGCACCAGCGCTTCACCGTCGACCAAATCGAGCGCGCACGCAAGGCGTATCCGGGCGTCAAGGTCATCGTGCATCCCGAATGCTCGATGGACGTCGTCAACGCGGCGGATGGCACCGGCTCCACCGCGTACATCGTTAAGGAGATCGCCAACGCGCCGGCTGGTTCGGCCGTCGCAGTCGGCACGGAAATCAACCTCGTCAACCGCCTCGCCGCGCAGTATCCGGACAAGACCGTGTTCTGCCTCGATCCGGTGGTCTGCCCATGCTCCACAATGTACCGCATCCACCCCGCATATCTGGCGTGGGCGTTGGAGAACATTGAGCAAGGCAATATCGTTAACCGCATCACCGTGGACGAGGACACCGCGCGTGACGCCAAAATCGCGTTGCAGCGCATGCTGGAGGTACACCCATGA
- the rplT gene encoding 50S ribosomal protein L20, with translation MARVKRAVNAHKKRRVVLERASGYRGQRSRLYRKAKEQLLHSFTYNFRDRKARKGDFRKLWIQRINAAVRAEGITYNRFIQGLHLAGIELDRRALAELAISDPETFKAIVEQAKAALPADVNAPKEA, from the coding sequence ATGGCACGTGTCAAGCGCGCAGTAAACGCCCACAAGAAGCGTCGCGTCGTTCTCGAGAGGGCTTCCGGCTACCGCGGCCAGCGCTCCCGTCTGTACCGTAAGGCCAAGGAGCAGCTGCTTCACTCCTTTACCTACAACTTCCGCGACCGCAAGGCTCGCAAGGGCGATTTCCGCAAGCTGTGGATCCAGCGCATCAATGCTGCCGTCCGCGCAGAGGGCATCACTTACAACCGTTTCATCCAGGGCCTGCACCTCGCTGGCATCGAACTGGATCGTCGTGCTCTCGCCGAGCTGGCCATCTCCGATCCGGAGACCTTCAAGGCCATCGTCGAGCAGGCCAAGGCTGCTCTTCCGGCTGATGTGAACGCTCCGAAGGAAGCCTGA
- a CDS encoding thiamine diphosphokinase translates to MTNNSNTCVIFAAGEYYGEAPRVPADSFVIAADGGLDHARALDVMPDVVVGDFDSITGKRPAPGERTVELPPEKDDPDLLSALKIGWFHGARLFHIYGALGGRIDHTISNIQLMALLANHGGIGFLHGNDSIVTAICDGDLDFAASDVEPGRMISVFSHSDTSVGVCEKGLKYEISGALMTSTKVNGVSNEFRHGLPAHVGVTQGTLIVTFPAEAPLPQVSWHHAFKGDLGPLDTKISSALVERSLKPHTA, encoded by the coding sequence ATGACAAATAATTCCAATACCTGTGTGATTTTCGCGGCAGGTGAATATTACGGAGAAGCACCAAGAGTTCCGGCTGACTCGTTCGTCATCGCCGCGGACGGTGGGCTTGATCATGCCCGCGCCCTTGACGTAATGCCCGACGTGGTAGTAGGTGATTTCGATTCGATCACGGGCAAACGCCCCGCACCGGGCGAGCGCACCGTCGAGCTGCCGCCGGAAAAAGACGATCCGGATCTGTTATCCGCCCTCAAAATCGGATGGTTTCACGGTGCGAGGCTTTTCCATATCTACGGCGCGCTCGGAGGACGGATCGACCATACGATATCCAACATCCAGTTGATGGCATTGCTCGCCAATCATGGCGGCATCGGTTTTCTGCACGGCAATGATTCCATTGTGACGGCGATATGCGATGGAGATCTTGACTTCGCAGCAAGCGATGTCGAACCGGGTCGCATGATCTCCGTCTTCTCTCATTCCGACACATCCGTCGGCGTTTGCGAAAAAGGCTTGAAATACGAGATAAGCGGCGCGCTCATGACCAGCACCAAGGTCAACGGAGTCAGTAATGAGTTCCGGCATGGCCTGCCCGCGCATGTCGGGGTCACCCAAGGCACGCTCATCGTGACATTCCCAGCCGAAGCGCCTCTGCCGCAGGTCTCTTGGCATCATGCGTTCAAGGGTGATCTCGGCCCATTGGATACCAAAATCTCGTCTGCGCTCGTCGAACGCAGCCTGAAACCACATACAGCGTGA
- the rpmI gene encoding 50S ribosomal protein L35 has translation MPKMKTNSAASKRVRVTGSGKLMHAGSAMRHNLEHKSARKRRALKADGVLATSQSKNMKKLLGR, from the coding sequence ATGCCGAAGATGAAAACTAATTCCGCCGCTTCCAAGCGCGTCCGCGTGACCGGTTCCGGCAAGCTGATGCACGCTGGCTCCGCAATGCGCCACAACCTCGAGCACAAGTCCGCTCGTAAGCGTCGCGCACTGAAGGCCGACGGCGTTCTGGCTACTTCCCAGAGCAAGAACATGAAGAAGCTGCTCGGTCGCTGA
- the xerD gene encoding site-specific tyrosine recombinase XerD, translated as MMNDFERMIRQFLAHIDVERGLSKATVSAYGADLKKYRQWLANQGINDIMSVTTQDVENYVAFLDESGESVRSKARRLASIHAFHRFAVNEHNVADDVSAQVKAPKGASTLPDVLAIDEVVRLLEAIPVSQNRAHGGASLEVPDDPVMLRDKALLEFMYATGARVSEACGANLDDVDTEARIARLMGKGSKQRLVPVGSYACEAISRYVRSGRPILASKSKGPQERRALFLNKRGRRLSRQSVWEIIRVAGERAHIDKPLHPHTLRHSFATHLIQGGADVRTVQELLGHASVTTTQIYTHVSPENLIETYLTSHPRAR; from the coding sequence ATGATGAACGATTTCGAGCGGATGATTAGACAGTTTCTTGCACACATCGATGTTGAGAGAGGATTGTCAAAAGCAACGGTGTCGGCATATGGCGCCGATCTGAAAAAATATCGGCAGTGGCTTGCCAATCAGGGTATTAACGACATTATGTCCGTGACGACACAGGATGTGGAGAACTACGTCGCTTTTCTTGACGAGTCCGGGGAATCCGTCCGAAGCAAGGCCCGCCGGTTGGCCAGCATCCACGCGTTCCATCGTTTCGCCGTGAACGAACATAACGTCGCCGACGATGTATCCGCGCAGGTGAAAGCTCCCAAGGGTGCAAGTACCCTTCCCGATGTGCTGGCTATTGATGAGGTCGTCAGATTATTGGAAGCGATTCCCGTTTCCCAGAACAGAGCTCATGGCGGCGCTTCGTTGGAGGTCCCGGATGATCCTGTGATGCTTCGAGACAAGGCGTTGCTTGAATTCATGTATGCGACCGGCGCGCGAGTGTCGGAGGCATGTGGGGCGAATCTTGATGACGTCGATACGGAAGCCAGAATCGCCAGACTGATGGGCAAAGGTTCAAAACAACGTCTGGTTCCTGTCGGCAGCTACGCATGCGAGGCAATCAGCCGGTATGTGCGTTCGGGGCGTCCAATACTGGCGTCGAAGTCAAAAGGTCCTCAGGAGCGTCGCGCCCTGTTCCTCAACAAGCGCGGAAGAAGATTGTCGAGACAGTCGGTTTGGGAGATCATCAGGGTTGCGGGGGAACGTGCGCACATCGACAAGCCGTTGCATCCTCATACGTTGCGTCATTCCTTCGCCACGCATCTTATCCAAGGCGGCGCTGACGTACGTACCGTGCAGGAGCTGCTTGGGCATGCAAGCGTCACCACCACGCAGATATACACGCACGTCAGTCCCGAAAACCTGATTGAAACGTATCTGACGTCTCATCCCCGCGCCAGATGA
- a CDS encoding sigma-70 family RNA polymerase sigma factor, which produces MACGSRCDYNEAVTEVRTETMASKRARFEKLAMPVVDALYRQAMKLTNDPDDAQDLVQDTFERGFKAFDSFQEGTNFAAWMTTIERNAYFNQYAKAKRRPQRANDSTGEYDDWDIYSASGHSPEELKSAEQEYLDAYAPEEIMAALAKLSPERRQVFIDAAIDGKSYQQVADEQGVKIGTVMSRLNRARTQLKRELANYAKERGYATAGKGRA; this is translated from the coding sequence ATGGCATGTGGAAGTCGATGTGATTACAATGAAGCTGTGACTGAAGTACGAACGGAAACCATGGCAAGCAAAAGGGCGCGTTTTGAAAAACTTGCCATGCCTGTGGTTGATGCGTTGTACCGGCAGGCGATGAAGCTGACCAACGATCCCGATGACGCCCAAGATTTGGTGCAGGATACTTTCGAACGAGGATTCAAGGCATTCGACTCCTTCCAAGAGGGAACGAATTTCGCCGCATGGATGACGACCATTGAGCGCAACGCCTACTTCAATCAATACGCCAAAGCCAAGCGCAGACCGCAGCGGGCCAACGATTCCACCGGCGAATACGACGATTGGGACATCTATTCGGCTTCTGGGCATTCACCGGAAGAGCTTAAATCAGCGGAACAGGAATATTTGGACGCTTACGCGCCTGAAGAAATCATGGCGGCGCTCGCCAAGCTTTCGCCGGAACGCCGTCAGGTGTTCATCGACGCTGCGATCGACGGCAAGTCATACCAGCAGGTAGCTGACGAGCAGGGTGTGAAAATCGGTACGGTGATGAGCCGTCTCAATCGCGCGCGCACGCAGTTGAAACGAGAACTTGCCAACTATGCGAAGGAACGTGGCTATGCCACGGCGGGGAAGGGCAGAGCATGA
- a CDS encoding 50S ribosomal protein bL37, producing the protein MGMRGRKRKDRRKKAANHGKRPNA; encoded by the coding sequence ATGGGCATGCGCGGACGTAAGCGCAAGGATCGTCGTAAGAAGGCCGCCAATCACGGCAAGCGTCCAAACGCCTGA
- the ybaK gene encoding Cys-tRNA(Pro) deacylase, with translation MGKKKHEKGAGSTPATVQLEQAGIPFKTYEYAHSNDHMDDGYGVEAATKLGFDEHQVFKTLMADTGSERVVGVVPVSGHMDLKALAAAVGAKKASMADPKVAMRESGYVVGGISPLGQRTHHKTVLDESALQYSEILLSGGKRGFSIGINPNDLLKVLDGVAAPIGAR, from the coding sequence ATGGGCAAGAAAAAGCATGAGAAGGGAGCCGGTTCAACACCGGCAACCGTGCAACTGGAACAAGCCGGAATCCCATTCAAGACTTACGAATACGCACATTCAAATGACCATATGGATGACGGCTATGGGGTCGAGGCCGCCACCAAACTGGGCTTTGACGAGCATCAGGTATTCAAAACGCTTATGGCCGACACCGGCTCCGAACGCGTGGTAGGCGTGGTTCCTGTAAGCGGACACATGGATCTGAAGGCGCTGGCCGCAGCGGTCGGAGCCAAAAAAGCCTCCATGGCCGATCCAAAGGTCGCCATGCGCGAATCCGGGTATGTAGTTGGAGGCATCTCACCGCTCGGCCAACGCACACATCACAAAACCGTACTCGACGAAAGTGCTTTGCAATATAGCGAGATACTGCTGTCGGGAGGCAAACGCGGCTTTTCGATCGGCATCAATCCCAACGATCTGCTCAAAGTGCTTGACGGCGTAGCCGCGCCTATCGGCGCTCGGTAA
- a CDS encoding 4-hydroxy-3-methylbut-2-enyl diphosphate reductase, which yields MTKRIVLADPRGFCAGVDRAILTVQTILKAANPSRNDDLPPVYVRRQIVHNKHVVEELSAQGAVFVQELAEIPDSAAAAGIPIVFSAHGVSPAVKAEAAARGMHVVDATCPLVSKVHREVLRFVKEGYEIIYIGHKGHDEAVGVVGESPEHVHLIEHESDVDSLDFSSDTKLVLLSQTTLSVDETAGTIAALKERFPWLEMPPNSDICYATSNRQTSVKLVAEQSDCVVIVGSANSSNSVRLMEVAQEGLNTRFGGVLDGACGKAHRVDDASELDPAWFEGVESVGISSGASVPDELVSGVIESLRSQGFTDVTTIETIKENMHFVLPSELRKKPVS from the coding sequence ATGACCAAACGCATCGTACTGGCGGATCCCCGTGGCTTTTGTGCGGGCGTAGACAGGGCGATTCTGACTGTGCAGACGATTCTCAAGGCTGCCAATCCATCTCGGAATGACGATCTGCCTCCAGTGTATGTGCGTCGTCAGATTGTGCACAATAAGCATGTTGTCGAAGAACTGTCGGCTCAGGGTGCAGTATTCGTGCAGGAATTGGCTGAGATTCCCGATTCCGCGGCTGCCGCAGGAATTCCGATTGTCTTCTCTGCGCACGGCGTGTCTCCTGCAGTGAAGGCTGAGGCCGCGGCTCGAGGCATGCATGTTGTTGACGCCACATGCCCCTTGGTGAGCAAGGTGCATCGTGAGGTGTTGCGTTTCGTCAAAGAAGGCTACGAAATCATCTACATCGGGCATAAGGGTCATGATGAGGCCGTTGGCGTGGTCGGCGAATCTCCGGAACATGTGCATCTGATTGAGCATGAGTCGGATGTCGATTCGCTGGATTTTTCTTCGGATACGAAGTTGGTGCTGCTTTCGCAGACCACGCTGAGCGTGGATGAGACGGCAGGTACTATCGCCGCGTTGAAGGAGCGTTTCCCATGGCTTGAGATGCCTCCGAATTCCGATATCTGCTATGCCACGTCGAATCGTCAGACCTCGGTCAAACTCGTTGCCGAGCAGTCGGATTGCGTGGTGATCGTCGGTTCGGCGAATTCGTCGAACTCCGTGCGCTTGATGGAGGTCGCGCAGGAGGGGTTGAACACGCGTTTTGGCGGTGTACTTGATGGTGCTTGCGGAAAGGCCCACCGTGTGGACGATGCGTCCGAGCTTGATCCCGCATGGTTCGAGGGTGTTGAATCCGTGGGAATCTCGTCGGGCGCATCCGTACCTGACGAATTGGTGTCAGGTGTTATCGAATCGCTGCGAAGCCAAGGTTTCACCGATGTGACCACCATTGAAACCATCAAGGAAAACATGCATTTCGTGCTTCCCAGTGAACTTCGTAAGAAACCGGTCAGCTGA